The sequence TCGTCAAGGCCGCGAAGCGCTTTGCGGCCACGCGAGTGTCGACGGGTGAGTCGTCTTAATGGATTGTGCGCGCTAAGCAACTCAAAGCAATTGgtcagcagatcgacacAGCGCATcaaagattcacgattgtagCGTTAAGATTTTTCGGAGCTAGCTACTGTAGAGTGTCAACGCTGTTGCGACCGTACAAGTGTGGCGCTTGTCGCAGATGACTGGATCGTCGTTGCTTGACAGCTGCTAGGTTTGAGGGGGGACTCTCGATGTCTTGAGGGCCCAGAAACTCCGCGCAGACGAGCTGAGACGAGTGGCTAGCCGAGATTTGTGCTTCAAaaaagcagaagaaaacgattcgtgattacgAATGCCGCACGACTGTGGGCGTTGGAGTGTTGGTGTGAGATCGAGATATTTAGAAATTGGTATGGACCATCGTCATGGCTGATTGGGAGGCGACCttgccatcatcaccgCAGCTTTGGTGGACTGCGGCCCAGCAGGTTGAACAACATGATGAGGTCAAGACGAAACCCGTTCATGCAAACTTCATCTTGTGTAACAACATGAGCCCACAAAGTCACGGTGAAGCTCCTCTAAGCTAGCAGACGACTTAAACAAAAAAATCATATGAGAAGCAGAGTAAGTACAGTGCGAGAAAGCCCACCCTGTGTCCTTGCTGCGGACCACTTTATTGGCTCACAATGCCTTGAGCTGTCCGCACAGCCGCAAAATGTTCCTGCAGCACATTGTTCGCGAGTGATTGACCTGCTTGCCCAGGCGTTGCCATTGGGTAAGAGGATAAACGGGTAAGGGGTCTAATCCGGCCCGCTTTATGTATGTTCCAGGCACGATAGTACattcgagcttcttgcaGTCCTGAGTGAAAATCGTCCACTCAAAGAGGCAACGGAAGCCAATCGTAAGTAAGCATTTGCTCGAAACAGATAGGAACAGGAACGGCGATGGCAAAATGAGAGACCGGCAACGTAAATAATTCTGCGACGTCGATTCTTCGTTTTGAGTGGATTTAGACCAGAAAGGAAAGATGAAAACCGTGAGCGTCGACCATGAACGTGGTTCCGTGTGATGTTAATGCTGCAAGTCCTTCACGATGACGAgtgatgcacgatgcaTGATTTTTTATTATCTGTTTTTTGattttttgttttttttttgggcACGATGCCGGAGCTGAGAAAGTCGGACAATCACGGATATCATTACGGTGGAATtgacaatcacaaatcgtgaattcacgattctcgctgctgctcaccaAGACGGTTCACGCGCCACACAGCGCGTCCGCCTCCTGCTTGTTCTGCGCCTAACATGCCGTTCCGAAACGTCCCTCTAAGCGATCATTGAAATTAGGGTCGGATTAGCCAGTGCAATCAATTACTGTATTCCCGTTATTGGCGCCAGTCCGAGGCGAGGTCGAGCAGTTTGCCCTCGTGTCATAGTCGCAAGCGTTGCAACTCTGTGACGCCAGCTACGCTGTTGTACTCTGACTCGTGTCGACGTGGGGTCTGGCGAGAATTCCAGGATGCTGTGCCTCATGCGGGGGTAGAGCCTGTTTGAAATAAATCACATCCGTAAAGCTCACCGGTGTTGTTCGTATGTTTCATGAAGATTATGCCTAAAGGCGACGGGCCCGGTGCACACCTGTAACGGGTATGAGTGCTGTGCGGAGATGTGTGGGTGGTATACTGTAAATAGTGGATCAcgcacgaatcgtgactAGACTGCTGCGCTGAGGCGTGAGGCGTGCTTTCAAATCTAGACCCTACCTCGCTTGTTTTCCTGCAAGTGACAGCCttttggcgttggcgcgcTTTCCGAATTGACGAAGCGCGTCACGCTTCACGTTTCATGCTTCGTGGTTGAACTTGAAAAGTGTTGACGATAATTTACGCAGGTTTGCTCGAAACGAGTTAAACGCTTACGCATACGCCAAAGAACACCATTGGTTGGTTCGGTTTGACTGACACCCAGGATTCGGACCAACATGGCAAGTTGCGCAAAGTACCTCGCCTTCATCGGGAAGAACAAGATTTCGCGGCGCTAAGCGAAGCGATCCTTCGCTCCGACTTGTTCGGTATGCTGtgcgccaacgctgcttCCCACGCTCTAATTATGTCGCGTTCAGTCAGCCTTATGAATACTGTATGACCAGCACCCCCAACAAAgatcttggtcttggtcaACCCATTCGGTTCGTTTAGCGAAACATCTTGGTGACTGCTTACAGGCAATGCTGTTTTGAATCCATACATGATAGCATAAGTCGGGTGTTTGTGTCTGTCTCTCATCCTACATATGCTATGAGATGCCAAGGATCGCAAGAAACACTTAGCCATATCACTTTTTCACGACCACCCGCAAGGCACAATTGGCGAGTATCGTGCAGCTCTTCAAATGCACGACCGTGTGGTTGTGCAGCGTTTTTTGTGCGACGGCAAACTGTTTCCGCGATTCTTTTTGGGAGAccgagccgagcttggccacCTGCAAGAGGGAAAAACTCGAGCATACATGCTTTGCAGCTCATTTTACCATTACAGAAGGTCTTGTCCTTTGCATccgccatcaagatggcAAACATGGACCTCAAAAAAGCTCAAGTAGGGAGGAAAGAGACAAATTGTCCATGAACGGAACAGGTTTTGCTTCTCCCTTTACAGTGAGTTTTCGGAAAGAACATGACAGACTAAACCGAAACAAACAGAAATTACAAATCATACTGTATTAAATATAAAACGTGCATTCCGTAAACATGAATtacgaattgtgaatcgtgaatatggGCGGGTTAGCTGTCAAACTCTCCAATGCGCCAAATGTCTTGGATGGCATGTTTCTGATCTTACTAGCTTGCAAGCGCattttgttttttgttCCAAATctcaactcgctcgtcgGTCGGGGTTTGGAGGTTACTGAAGTTTCTTCATGCTGAGAGGCAGCGTGCAACACTGCAGCCTGGGCAAGCTCGTTTGCGAGCAAGCTTCATCTCGAACGCTGGCGTACCTTGATACGGGGGGAAGGGCGTCTTTGACGGCTACAGTCTTGTCCGGTCCGATTTTCAAGTAGGTGGTTTCAGAGCAGAGACTTGACAAGAGTTTCAGATCTCACGTTCGAAGCGCAATAGTCCAAGATTTTATCGATGGGCGTCAACGACGATAGTGCTCTGAGTCGCTGTCACCGCGCGTAACGAGGGCTAGCTGCCTGTCTCCTCCGACGTTTAGCTTGAGTCGCTGCCTCAGTTGACTTGTCCATTTGATCGAGTCTTGGTGTTACATGTACCGCTACACTGCCTCATCTATACGCTTCTGGCTGCTTTCCTCATAATTTCGAGTCCGCTTGGTATCCTCAGCTCTTCCACTTCTTCCATCAATCCTTCAAAACGGTCGGACTGAATCCACGTCCACAGACCGTTCCCTCATCTTCGATATCCCATCATCACACGATTCGACTCGAACGTTTGGCAAGATGAGTCGTACTACAGCACTACCCCCGCGCTTCTCGACAGAGGAAGAGATTGAGCAGCTCCAAGACCTGCCTGCTAGCGTCGGCAGCCAAATTCCTGCAGTTGGTAGCGTCTCGCAGAGCGCTTTCCAACCTCCCAACAGCCGACGAAACAGCTACAACGTGGCGGGCAGCGGATCTATGCCCTTGGCTTCaagccgcagcagctcttTCAGTGGTCAAAGTGGCTCGAGCGTTTCTCGACAGGTTTATACGGCGGGAAACCATTCTCCTGACGTCGGCTCACCGGGCGATCTTGGATACATGCCGACGGTGCAAGGCCGCGACTATGACAACTTTGTCACCAACATGAGCGGCTATGCGACGCCTTCAGCGCAGAGCCACATGAGTGTAGCGACTCCGGCAGCTGGCTTGTACCAGGCGCCGTCCGAGACGTCGTTTGGCAATGCGGCGCTCAAGTATCGCAAGCCTTTTGCACAGCGTGTGCTCAATCCAGGCGAAAACATCGAAAAGCCATGGTTGCAAGACAAGAAACGTCGCTCGTCGGACCGCAAGGCGTACTGGATCTTTATCTTTGGGCTCTCGTTGGGTCTGATCGGCTCTGCATTGCTCATGTACTTTGCCTATGCGGCGGTTCCCAAGGGAAAGTACTGCCTTGTGCTCGATGAGCAGTTCGATGGCGACACGATCAACAAGGACATTTGGTTCCATGAGATGGAGACTGGCGGGTTCGGCAACAACCAGTTTGACTGGACCACAGACTCGACCAACAACTCGTTCGTTCAAGATGGCAAGCTCTACATTGTCCCCACGCTGACATCCGATGCGCTTGGAGATGCGGCCATCATTGACGGCTATACACTCAACCTCACCGAGGCGGGGACGTGCACAGCTGCCAATAAGTCGGACGCCAATTGCGCTGTAAGGTCCAACGCTACCACTGGTGTGGTGTTGCCGCCAATCCAGTCGGCTCGACTGATGACCAACTTTTCGCGCAGTATCAAGTACGGACGAGTCGAGGTTAAGGCTCGTATGCCTACAGGAGACTGGATCTGGCCTGCGATCTGGATGATGCCCAAGGACTCTGTGTACGGAAGCTGGCCGCAATCGggcgagatcgacatcTTCGAAGGTCGCGGCAACTTGCCCACGCATCGCGATAGTCAGGGCACAAACCAGATGTCTTCTACTCTCCACTTTGGTCCTAACTCGCTCTTTGACGGCTACGGTTACGCCACCAAGGTGCGAAACCTTTGGAGGGATTGGTTCAACCAGCGCTCGCACACGTTTGGACTCGAGTGGACCGAAGATGCGCTGTGGACGTGGGAGCGCTCTCGCGTGTTCCGAAACCTGGATGTCAAGTTTGACAATGGCTTTTGGAAGCGCGGTCGTTTCCCGAACCAGATGGCCAACGGAACGCTCCTGGCCAACCCATGGGCGTCAGTGCAAGGCCCACACGCCAACGCCGCACCGTTCGACCAAGAGTTCTACCTCATCCTCAACGTAGCCGTCGGAGGCACCAACGGCTACTTCAAGGACGGCCTTGGAGATGAAAAGCCATGGTCCAACGATGCGCGAAACGCTGCCAGCCAATTCTGGCAGTCCAAGGACAAATGGCTCCCCACTTGGCCTACAGACCCCAAGAAGCGTGGCATGGAAATCGAGTACGTCAAGATGTGGCAGAAGTGCTAGAAACGCACCCATTTACCTTGAAATTGCCACCGTTACCAGTCGTGTCGCCAGTCCTTTCTTTTctgtcattcgtgatccacgaCCAAGAGATTCTTCGGATAGATTTGCAACTTTCCCGCATACCATGTTCATAATTGTTTTTTGGGAGGTCTAATCGTCAAAGTTATCGCCTCAGCGCATTGCTACAATTGCTACTCGGTCTGTGTGTGATCTGTGAAAATACTACTGTACAAAGCCTGGCCGATTACGTAGTCCTGATGAATGGTGCGCACCGGTGGGGAGAACAGACGAAGCGttggaggacgaggcgagTTCGATGCCTGCGCCCGCTACTGAGCCGCGATAACTGCCGGGGACTTCGATATTGACGTCAGAACCGGGCGCGCAGTCAGtagctcctcctcctccgaCATGGGCGCGCAGCAAGGCGGCCTGGTTAAGGCTGGTGGCATGTTGGTGAGAGGGCTGATTGTACACACCTGCTGCGTGTGCTCTCCAAGCTTCGACGCTACCCATTCCATTTGCACGCAGTCccgacgacgaagagcgcACGTGAGGTGGACGTGATGATGCAAGAGAGGGACGTTCAGACGCGGCGTGGAGCATCTCTTGACGCGCCGACTCGTGGTGGCCGGGCTGAATAACCGAAGCGTCGGTTCTCTCGACACCCGTACCAACGTTGATCTGACCATGCCCACCTGATGAGCCTACTGAAGCTGCGTCGGTGTGTCTattggcagctgcagccgccgAGAAGCTGCGAGAGGCAGCGGGAGAGGGGACGAGGTTGGGAAGCGTGAGACTCCAGTACCTCGGCCAGACAAATCGATCCATGATCCAACCGCGAAGGCGCGAGATgaggagctgctcgatcttgggAATGTCTTGCAGCTTGGCTCGGGAGCCTAACAAGCTGGTCGCTGACGCTTCGAGCGCAAAGTCGGGATGCAAGGAAAAGTGGAGCTGGTGGCGAGAGCGTGGCGGAGtggcggaagaggaagaggaagaggaaggaTTTGGGTTGGCAGTTGGAAGCACGGTAGCATTTGGATCGGAAGAGAAGAGCTCGATTGCCAAGGTGCCCGAGAATCGTACAATGGTCAGGCCGAGCGAGACAGGAAGGACGGCGAATCTGGGTTTGGGAAAGTTGATGAGGAGCTTGGTATCGATGGCAAGGGTGATCTGATCGGAATagtcgacgtcgatctcgatgcgTGTGCGGCCTGTATCATCTGCTGGACGGACGCGGGCGTTGGTGAAGATGGGATAGGCGTCGCCAAAGTCGGCTTCGGTGACGCGGATTGGGTCAAGGAAAGAGGAAGTGGCACGATTAAGGATCTCTTCCATCAAATCACGAGCCGTTCTCTCCTTTTGTGGTTCGAGCGGGTTCGGTGAAGGGATGGCGTCGGAAGCGGTGTGATGATGAGAAGATACGCCGCCAGTGAGCACATCTTCGCGATAGCCTGCAATCGCTTGAGCAAACATGACGTTGAGCCAGTCGGCGGATTCGGGAAGGTGAGAAGAGAGGTCGTAGGCGGTTTTGTCGAGGATGTTGGCGAACATGGATGCTCTCGTGTCGGAAGCAAGACGATGGGATTTGCGCAGCGGGTGAGAGGCGGGCgaaggagcagcagcagcagcagcactggcagcagcggagTTGGCCTTTCTGGCGTCCTGTAGAAGAGCTTTGGCATGAAGCTTTGAACGGCGTTGGGAGACTTTGAGACGCATGAGCCTTTCCTTTTCCAGAGCGGTGGCTGAGTCTTCAAAGATGACGTATcggatgaggaggagcgcGACAATGACCATGGATACCTGGCCGACAATAAGACCCTGCGTGAAAGTCCATCGGGAGGGTGATGGAAGGTAGGCAAAGTAGGCGGCTGGCGAGGGTATCGGAGGTTGGACTGGCGCGTATGGCAGGCCGATCTGCagatcttgctgctgtggctgttgcATTATGGGAATGGTTGAGATGACGCTTCACAGAGCCTCCTAGGCTGTGGTACCAATAAGGACGTCTTTTCTCGCCATGGCTGATGACAGAGACTGTGGTGATGAATGGGACACAAGGGACCAAGAGGTTACCAGACAGATCGCACAGTCTCTGTAAAATGGCCAAACAACCAAGCCAATCGaatcgaatcacgaatcacgaatcgagcgtggagcaaagtcacgagtgtgagtgcaacattcacgatccacgattttAAGTCAAGTTGGTGATTCTCACACTCTGAGTGGAGCAACATATCCTGCCATCGCCGATGCGGTTCGTCAGGTGAAAACAGGTGAATGTGCATGTGCATATCGGCGATCAGTCACGCACCAAAAAAATCGTACGAATGAGCCATTTCGCGATACGCCGAATCGCAGCTTTCCTTGATTGCAACGCTCACGCCTGTCGGAGCTGAAAAGTGCGCCgccagcattcacgattcacgataaCCTACACGATgtacgattcacgattcacaataTAAGTTAATCACCAATGTCGGCATTATGTTGGAAAGCAACACACGCTCACGACCAAGGTCAAGCTATCGTTGATGTCGCCATGGAGCTTTCTTGACCAGATCATGTTCTCTTCCACGCGGAGCTGACTGGAATGCTATGGCCAATGCCCAAGCTCAGCACCGAGAGtcactcacagactcacacACTGAAAAGTGGTGTGTGTCgacaaaatcacgaatgattCGATTTgcgacactcacgactgaccAACTAACTCAGCGAGCCAAAAGCGCGTATCGAGTTTTGTGTGTGCGTTGGTTCGCTTAGCTTCGGtgttgtgtgtgtgtgtgtgtgtgtgtcgTCTGCCTTAGGGTTCACTTGTGACTGACTGGTTTTGATAAATCGCAATTTTTgccacacacacacacacacacgaaACCGTGTATGGCGAGATGTGCCGACACGCAGGTACCGTGGCACCGTGGCTGGTCAAGCCTAAAGTACAAAATTTAGGAATAAaatagtcacgagtcagagtcgtgagtggcgTGTTGATgatcattcgtgattggtgattcgcgagttgtgagttggTGCACTTGGGCTCTCTCGCCACTCCCTCCTCTTGCTTGGCTTACTCCCACATCCCTCCTCACATTGGCTCGATACAATTACAATGGCGGCGacatcttcttcttcttcttccaagATGCAGCTGTTCTCAGTGGACGACGTCGCAAAGCACAACACCGCGACCGACTGTTGGCTCATCCACCGTGGCAACGTGTACAATGTCACCGATTTCGTCGAGGATCACCCGGGTGGAGATGACCTCATCATCAAGTACGCCGGCAAGGACATGGGCGAGATCATGGACGATCCGCAGGAGCACTCTCACTCGGATTCTGCCTACGAGTTGCTCGACGAGTACATCATTGGTCGTCTGCCTGCCACCGATGCTGAGAAGCACGCACTCCAGCAGCGCACTGCCCAGGGTGGCTACTCGGGCAAGGATGACTCGATCGTCATCACCGAAGACTTTCATCCCGAGGAGACCGACTTTTCGTCCGACTACAAGGCGCACAAATTCCTCGACCTCAACAAGCCGCTCATGCCTCAGATGCTGCGTGCCAACTTTTCCAAGCAGTTTTACCTCGAGCAGGTGCATTCGCCGCGCCACTTGAAGCACCCCGCACGCTTCTTTGACCAGGACTATCTCGAAGTCTTCACGCGCACGCCGTGGTACGTCGTACCCATGGTCTGGCTTCCGATCGCTTCCATCATCTTTTTCCGCTCCATCACCCAATTCGCTTCGAATCTAGCGAGCACGCCGCTCAACGCCACCAACTGGTACGAAGCTGCTACCAAGCCTACGCAATTTGACGCTTCCGTGTGGTCGATCGCCGTGACCCAGACTGCCATCTGCTGGGCAATCGGTGTCGTCATCTGGACGTTGCTCGAGTATACGATTCaccgcttcctcttccacaTCGACAACATCCTTCCGGACAAGCCCGCGTTCCTCACGCTCCACTTCCTCCTTCACGGCGTCCACCACTTCCTGCCCATGGACAGGCTTCGACTCGTCATGCCTccgctgctcttcctcgtgcTCAGCTACCCGTTTACCCAACTCGCACATACCTTGTTCCCAcacgccatcgccaacggcATCATCAGCGGCTCCTTCTCCATGTACGTCGTCTACGACTGCATGCATTACGCCCTCCACCACACAAAACTCCCAGAGTACATGAGGGAGATGAAAAAGTACCACCTCGAACACCACTACAAAaacttcgagctcggcttcggtGTCACTTCCAAGGTCTGGGATTACGTCTTTGGCACCCAGCTCTAAGCCACCCTTGAGGGTCTTGGTTTGTACAAGTATCGTCTTTCTAGAACTCGCATCACCACTCGATGTATATACGATCCGCTTCAACATTCCCACTCACTCGTCGTTTCTTGAATCGCGCCATGCGCTCGTCTGTGCATAGTGGTGTTTAGCATTGCATGCTTCTCtcgcagtcgtgagttacACAAAAAGGTTCTGCAGTGTCTGGATCGCCGTCGTGGGTCCGACGACGCTGAGCCTCACTCTTTGACCCTCAATCACCGGTGAGGGTAGTATGCTCAGACACGTGGCTAGATCGTGTGCGTGATCGGCCTGCACGCGAAGTACGACATCCCAGCTCTTGCTATCGAGAGCAGAGGCGTGCGTGGAGAGAACATCGACGGGGAACGCACCACCAACATTGCCGAGCGTACCTGTCTGCGCGGTCTGCACAAGTTGCAAGACGAGCCTCGGCACAATCACGGCGAGCCTAGATGACGCCGATGGCGTCAGTCGCATACCAACGTACCGCCATTCGCGTGGCTTCATCCCTTTTCGCACGTATCGCTCCGTGGAACACTGTGGTTCTGCATGGCAAAGCTGGTCTGCAGTCCGACAAAGTCAAGGTGATGGCAAAAGAGATGGTGAACTGTGTCAGCGTTGCCAAACTCGGTGCCAACTATCTTTACAACGTTCTCCCAACATCCGAAGCACTAACTGTCTGTCTTGTGTGTAACTTCCTCCGCCGCTCTTGCAGCTGAATCGTCAGTGGCAGCCACAATGCCCAACGTTGCCATAGCGGCGCCGGCTGCACCGCTCGAGCCATTCGCGTCGCGGCCAGTCATGGTCTGTTTGTGCTTGCCTTGCTTTCCGCGGTCTCGTTCTTGGCCCAAAGTCACCGCTTTACCCTTGGCTTCGACCACGCCGTTGGCACCGTGTTCATCTCCGCCGATCGACTGAACCTCCTCATCGCCCTCTATATCCGCTGCAAAAAGCGCCTCCATCGCCGGCGTGTAGCGTTGGATCTTGTCGAATTGACTGAGCGGATACGTCACCATATCGAATGCGAGCGCAATCGGCACATTCCTCCAATTCTTATCGCCCTGCTCGCTCAATGCAAACAGCGACGATCTGGCCATTTTGGGATAGCGCTGCGAGAAGTGTGTCAGCAGAATATTGTGTGCACCCATCTCGTGCCCCACGCGGATTGCTTCTCCAAATGTCGAGTGTCCTTTGGCAATAGCCATGTCGAGttcgccatcctcgagcgTTGCTTCGTGGATGAGCAAGGAGCAGTCTTTGCCCGCCGCGATCAGCTCGGGCGCAGGGCGCGTGTCTCCAGAGTAGGCAACCGACCAGTTTTCCATGGCGTGTCGCACGACAAGGCCGTAACAATGCGAGCCGCGATGGACGACACGTGCAGTGTGGATGTACGAGAGGCCAGTGAGATCCTTAATAGCCTGGACGTGAGCGAGATGCTCCTGGCGggcttgctcttggccACAACTGTTGCGATTTGCGAACGCTGCGCTCAGGCCCTGTTGGTTGGAAAGATTGGGATCGACTCCCTTCTGATGATCAAGGTGGTCGTTCAGGACGAGAATGACATCCTCGTCTAAGCCGAGCTTTTCCAACTGCTCGTACTCTTCAAGGTAGTTGTGCACAAAACTAGTGCCGAAGAGGTAAAGCGGCTTGTCGGGTCGGGGTACCAGCTTGCGTCGTTCCAAGAGCAGTCGGATAACACCAATGTGATGGTCGGCATGGATGTGGCTGATGAAAAGCACATGCATCTTGCGCAGaatgtcgtcgacgtcctGTGATACCAACGATCCGCTCTCGGCCGCGGtaccatctcgtcgacagcCGAATTTGCGTCGAAGTAGACCATACGTTGACTCACCAGCGTCAAGCAGGATGTTGCCCGAAGACGGTGTCTGGATCAAGGTGGAAATGACGTTGCGGTACTtgctcggtgctgctgagcccGTACCCAGGGTTGTCACAAGAATGTCCTTTTCCGAAGGGACGGATGCCGCTGTGGGTTCAGTTTCAGCCTTGATCTTCTTGACTACGTCGAGATAGGCCTGCCATGCCTGCTTGCGCGCTTCTCGCAGGCGGGTATTGCGCATTGTGCTGAGTCCGTCGTGCAATGCTTCTGTAGTGGCACCGACGCCATTCTTAGAATTGCCTTTGGCTTTGACTTTGCCCTTGGCGATCGGCTGTGTCTGTTGTTTTGTTTCTTCGGCGTAATCGTATTCGAATGCAGCAACCTTAGCGGCTCGTTCTGATAGAATGGGAAAGTCGAAGTCCGGTGCACCCGAAGAGAAGTGTTTCGGTTCGCCTCTTGGATGGAGTGGGATCACCTGGtccgcttcggctgctACAAACTTCAGTGGAAAATCGCTAGCATCTGCTCTGTCACTCATAACCGCCTTTGAGAGCGCGGACACGGGGACTTGGGGTGTGAGCTGGTACTGCGGTACCTTGAACATGACGTTATCAAGCTTGGAGAGGCGGAGCGGGATGGTGGCGCTGGAAGGAAACATGAGCTTGTTGGCACAGACATTGTAGTTGGCGATAAGATGGTGGCAGTCGGGTCCAAATTGACGCATCCATGTCTGGTAACGTGGATCTTGGAGGAGGTCGACGGGGACAGCATGTACAATGACGTGCGGCATTCGAGACTGCTCCTTGCTGAGATGGCCGTTGGCTTGGAGAGTGTATGGGGAGAAGGCCAATGTTGCGCTGTCGCTGAGCAGATTGTCGATGTAATCGATCGATGGCAGGTAGATATAGAAGACGACTgcgccagctcgagaaggGCCTACAACGTGGTTCCACTTGACTAGTACTTCCTCAAGATCGTTCCATGCTGCCGGTGTCGATTCACCTGCACCTTGATGCTTTACCTTGCCGTTTTGTTGGGCTTTCTGCTTTGCGTTGGTACTGGATGAGCCAGTAGCACCCCGACGCCCGCCGGTCTGACTCTGCAGCCACTTCTTCCTTTCATGTGATGGCATGCTGGACCAAGATGTGGGTCGCTTGAGGGTGACGTCCTCTCCCTTTGTCAAGGCGGCGAACAAAGGTCCTGGCGGCACGCCGGCTTCTGTGGCTTTGACAGGATCAAACTTGCCACGCTGTGGATGCGCTTCACAAATGAAAGCCAGGACCGGAGCCTGTCCGCCTTCTGCTGGATCGGCGCGGTCGGCCAGAACGTTGCGAGTGTCGCTGGGTGGTCGTGGTAGAAGGCGAGTAACGAATGCAGGCGAAAGTGGGGGACGCCATGGCGCAAGAGCTCGGGCATGTGGAGAAGATGAAGGTTGTGGTTGATCGGCATCTGGGATTTCCACATCATCGACCGAAGACACAAGCTTGCGCGATGACCTTGTGTCTGTGACACTTTCGGTGATATCGgtcgcttgctgctcgcgtTTGCGAAGGAGAGAATCGTTGAAGATGCTGTCAGAGACGAGGCGGATCCAGGCTTGTGCTTCGTGCCCTTGTAAGATGGAAGGATTGAAGTAAGGCTTTCGCCAGAGCTGATCCACCTTATCGAGAGTTGCGGCAGAGACAGCTGCCGAGCGATCGCAGTCGACCTTTGGCTTTTTGAAAGCTGGTTCCAATGCCTTGGTAGGGTGGAGGGGCACTGCGTAGACAGCAAGATTGTCATCGGTGAATATGGGAACTGAGGCTGCGTCTGAGATTTCGGACGGATTTTGATCTGGAGGCGAGGAGTGGGACAGGGAAGGCACCTCGTgaacgtcgagcttcatGATGTCTCTCTTTGCATAAGTTCGCATTGTGGCGAGGGCATAGCGAAGGCCGTCTGGACCGTGAAGAGATTCGGTGGAACGCTGACCATCAGCCATGGACATGAGCACACCAGGAAGACCACCGATGGCCTCCCAGCCTACGCGAGAGACAAAAATGTTCGAGATGCGGCTGAGGTTAGCTTTGCGCTGTGTCGAGGAGCGAGAGGTGCCTTCACCGGCGTTAAACAGGTAGCGATCAGCGCCGAACTGGAGGATGACGGG is a genomic window of Mycosarcoma maydis chromosome 10, whole genome shotgun sequence containing:
- a CDS encoding uncharacterized protein (related to beta-1,3-glucan binding protein), translated to MSRTTALPPRFSTEEEIEQLQDLPASVGSQIPAVGSVSQSAFQPPNSRRNSYNVAGSGSMPLASSRSSSFSGQSGSSVSRQVYTAGNHSPDVGSPGDLGYMPTVQGRDYDNFVTNMSGYATPSAQSHMSVATPAAGLYQAPSETSFGNAALKYRKPFAQRVLNPGENIEKPWLQDKKRRSSDRKAYWIFIFGLSLGLIGSALLMYFAYAAVPKGKYCLVLDEQFDGDTINKDIWFHEMETGGFGNNQFDWTTDSTNNSFVQDGKLYIVPTLTSDALGDAAIIDGYTLNLTEAGTCTAANKSDANCAVRSNATTGVVLPPIQSARLMTNFSRSIKYGRVEVKARMPTGDWIWPAIWMMPKDSVYGSWPQSGEIDIFEGRGNLPTHRDSQGTNQMSSTLHFGPNSLFDGYGYATKVRNLWRDWFNQRSHTFGLEWTEDALWTWERSRVFRNLDVKFDNGFWKRGRFPNQMANGTLLANPWASVQGPHANAAPFDQEFYLILNVAVGGTNGYFKDGLGDEKPWSNDARNAASQFWQSKDKWLPTWPTDPKKRGMEIEYVKMWQKC
- a CDS encoding ERMES complex subunit MMM1 (related to MMM1 - required for mitochondrial shape and structure), whose product is MQQPQQQDLQIGLPYAPVQPPIPSPAAYFAYLPSPSRWTFTQGLIVGQVSMVIVALLLIRYVIFEDSATALEKERLMRLKVSQRRSKLHAKALLQDARKANSAAASAAAAAAPSPASHPLRKSHRLASDTRASMFANILDKTAYDLSSHLPESADWLNVMFAQAIAGYREDVLTGGVSSHHHTASDAIPSPNPLEPQKERTARDLMEEILNRATSSFLDPIRVTEADFGDAYPIFTNARVRPADDTGRTRIEIDVDYSDQITLAIDTKLLINFPKPRFAVLPVSLGLTIVRFSGTLAIELFSSDPNATVLPTANPNPSSSSSSSATPPRSRHQLHFSLHPDFALEASATSLLGSRAKLQDIPKIEQLLISRLRGWIMDRFVWPRYWSLTLPNLVPSPAASRSFSAAAAANRHTDAASVGSSGGHGQINVGTGVERTDASVIQPGHHESARQEMLHAASERPSLASSRPPHVRSSSSGLRANGMGSVEAWRAHAAGVYNQPSHQHATSLNQAALLRAHVGGGGATDCAPGSDVNIEVPGSYRGSVAGAGIELASSSNASSVLPTGAHHSSGLRNRPGFVQ
- a CDS encoding putative fatty acid alpha-hydroxylase — encoded protein: MAATSSSSSSKMQLFSVDDVAKHNTATDCWLIHRGNVYNVTDFVEDHPGGDDLIIKYAGKDMGEIMDDPQEHSHSDSAYELLDEYIIGRLPATDAEKHALQQRTAQGGYSGKDDSIVITEDFHPEETDFSSDYKAHKFLDLNKPLMPQMLRANFSKQFYLEQVHSPRHLKHPARFFDQDYLEVFTRTPWYVVPMVWLPIASIIFFRSITQFASNLASTPLNATNWYEAATKPTQFDASVWSIAVTQTAICWAIGVVIWTLLEYTIHRFLFHIDNILPDKPAFLTLHFLLHGVHHFLPMDRLRLVMPPLLFLVLSYPFTQLAHTLFPHAIANGIISGSFSMYVVYDCMHYALHHTKLPEYMREMKKYHLEHHYKNFELGFGVTSKVWDYVFGTQL